Proteins from one Streptosporangium becharense genomic window:
- a CDS encoding YnfA family protein encodes MTIVRSLVLFALAAVFEIGGAWLVWQGWREHRGPAWIAAGILALAAYGFAATFQPDAHFGRILAAYGGVFVAGSLAWGIVVDGFRPDRWDVIGAVICLAGVAVIMYAPRG; translated from the coding sequence ATGACGATCGTCCGTTCGCTGGTGTTGTTCGCCCTGGCCGCCGTGTTCGAGATCGGCGGCGCCTGGCTGGTGTGGCAGGGCTGGCGCGAGCACCGCGGCCCGGCGTGGATCGCCGCCGGGATCCTCGCCCTGGCCGCCTACGGGTTCGCCGCCACCTTCCAGCCGGACGCGCACTTCGGCCGGATCCTGGCCGCCTACGGCGGGGTGTTCGTCGCCGGGTCCCTGGCGTGGGGAATCGTCGTGGACGGATTCCGCCCGGACCGCTGGGACGTGATCGGCGCCGTGATCTGCCTGGCCGGGGTGGCGGTCATCATGTACGCCCCGCGCGGATAG
- a CDS encoding fumarylacetoacetate hydrolase family protein produces MRLATYRHRNLRRCGIVDGDSVLPFPEGTELLDVVRTGSVPATGAAVSLAGVRLLPPIEPPSVRDFVTFEEHVEGVRRSVSGAAGVPGAWYDAPTFYFANPHAMIGAHDDVPVPPGSNVLDFELEVAAVIGREGRDLSPGQARDHIFGYTIFNDWSARDLQSREMQVGLGPCKGKDSATTLGPWLVTADELEPYRDADGFLRLALTAEVNGVEVGRDLLSNMGWPFEELVAYASRGTRVLPGDVLGSGTCGNGGCLAELWGLRGRQDPPPLKPGDTVTLTVEGVGTVSNTVVPGATPVPLPPARTRPRTRP; encoded by the coding sequence ATGCGTCTGGCCACCTACCGGCACCGGAATCTGCGCCGCTGCGGCATCGTCGACGGCGACTCGGTCCTGCCCTTCCCGGAGGGGACCGAGCTCCTCGACGTCGTCCGCACCGGTTCCGTCCCGGCCACCGGAGCGGCCGTATCACTGGCCGGGGTGCGGCTGCTCCCGCCGATCGAGCCGCCCTCGGTCCGCGACTTCGTCACCTTCGAGGAACACGTCGAGGGCGTCCGGCGCAGCGTGAGCGGCGCGGCGGGCGTCCCCGGCGCCTGGTACGACGCGCCGACCTTCTACTTCGCCAACCCCCACGCGATGATCGGCGCCCACGACGACGTCCCGGTACCGCCCGGCTCCAACGTCCTGGACTTCGAACTCGAGGTGGCCGCGGTCATCGGCCGCGAGGGCCGCGACCTCTCCCCCGGACAGGCCCGCGACCACATCTTCGGCTACACGATCTTCAACGACTGGTCGGCCCGCGACCTGCAGTCCAGGGAGATGCAGGTCGGCCTCGGCCCCTGCAAGGGCAAGGACTCCGCCACCACCCTCGGCCCGTGGCTGGTCACCGCCGACGAGCTGGAACCCTACCGCGACGCCGACGGCTTCCTGCGGCTCGCGCTGACCGCCGAGGTCAACGGAGTCGAGGTGGGCCGGGACCTGCTGTCCAACATGGGCTGGCCGTTCGAGGAACTGGTCGCCTACGCCTCCCGGGGCACCCGGGTGCTGCCCGGCGACGTGCTCGGCTCCGGCACCTGCGGCAACGGCGGCTGCCTCGCCGAGCTGTGGGGCCTGCGCGGCCGCCAGGACCCGCCGCCGCTGAAGCCGGGCGACACCGTCACCCTCACCGTCGAGGGCGTCGGCACCGTCTCCAACACGGTCGTCCCCGGAGCCACGCCGGTACCGCTCCCGCCCGCCCGTACCCGGCCGCGCACCCGTCCCTGA
- a CDS encoding extracellular solute-binding protein translates to MIVNITPNLTEQFWNKLFDIYEAKNPGVAVQLELTGTIKAEAKLRQDLATGDPPDIAQHVVPTPETAELFVDLSGQAWAAGTPLFEDYAIGGKHYVVGVGEQIQSLVFYNRKAFAEAGLDAKKIRTIPQFEEAMGKRFSTRPRP, encoded by the coding sequence ATGATCGTCAACATCACCCCCAACCTCACCGAACAGTTCTGGAACAAGCTGTTCGACATCTACGAGGCCAAGAACCCGGGGGTGGCGGTACAACTGGAGCTCACCGGCACGATCAAGGCCGAAGCCAAGCTGCGGCAGGACCTGGCCACGGGCGACCCGCCCGACATCGCGCAGCACGTGGTGCCCACCCCGGAGACGGCCGAGCTCTTCGTCGACCTGTCCGGCCAGGCGTGGGCAGCCGGGACACCCCTGTTCGAGGACTACGCCATCGGCGGCAAGCACTACGTCGTCGGCGTCGGCGAGCAGATCCAGTCGCTGGTCTTCTACAACAGGAAGGCGTTCGCCGAGGCCGGCCTGGACGCCAAGAAGATCCGCACCATCCCCCAGTTCGAGGAGGCGATGGGCAAGCGATTCTCGACGAGGCCCCGTCCGTGA
- a CDS encoding amidohydrolase family protein yields MSIALPNATPADGAPVRTVDVHAHVILPRVEQAVAGQPGLDAHRELDARRNGPESLAVSGRMVGERVPRLTRVPARLADMDAAGVDVQIVSPSPSHYHYWAGEELAEQVCRLAGEGVAEHCAQAPDRLHGLGLVPLQHPPLMVRLLDHALGLGLKGVEISSHAPGRELSDRAYEPFWAHAARTGAVVFLHPFGCTLDERLDRFYLSNIVGQPAENAVALSHLIFSGVLDRHPALKVLAAHGGGYLPTYLGRADHGWRVRPEARGCAEPPSAYLRRVWFDSLVYEPAALRALVEVAGPSRVVLGSDHPFDMGVTDPVDRLRAAGLDPDAFDAIRGRNAAALFDL; encoded by the coding sequence ATGAGCATCGCGCTCCCGAACGCCACACCCGCGGACGGCGCACCCGTACGGACCGTCGACGTGCACGCGCACGTGATCCTGCCGCGGGTCGAGCAGGCCGTGGCCGGGCAGCCCGGACTGGACGCGCACCGGGAGCTGGACGCGCGCCGCAACGGGCCCGAGTCCCTGGCGGTCTCCGGCCGGATGGTCGGCGAGCGCGTCCCCCGGCTCACCCGGGTGCCGGCGCGGCTGGCCGACATGGACGCCGCCGGGGTGGACGTCCAGATCGTCAGCCCGTCGCCCTCGCACTACCACTACTGGGCCGGCGAGGAGCTCGCCGAGCAGGTCTGCCGGCTGGCGGGCGAGGGCGTGGCCGAGCACTGCGCGCAGGCCCCCGACCGGCTCCACGGCCTCGGCCTGGTCCCGCTCCAGCACCCCCCGCTGATGGTGAGGCTGCTGGACCACGCCCTCGGCCTGGGGCTCAAAGGTGTGGAGATCTCCTCGCACGCCCCCGGCCGGGAGCTGTCGGACCGGGCCTACGAGCCCTTCTGGGCCCACGCGGCCCGCACCGGCGCGGTGGTCTTCCTGCACCCGTTCGGGTGCACCCTGGACGAGCGGCTGGACCGCTTCTACCTGTCCAACATCGTCGGGCAACCGGCCGAGAACGCCGTCGCCCTCTCCCACCTGATCTTCTCCGGGGTGCTGGACCGCCACCCCGCGCTGAAGGTCCTGGCTGCGCACGGCGGCGGCTACCTGCCCACCTACCTGGGCCGGGCCGACCACGGCTGGCGGGTACGGCCCGAAGCGCGCGGCTGCGCCGAACCGCCCAGCGCCTACCTGCGACGCGTCTGGTTCGACTCCCTCGTCTACGAGCCCGCCGCCCTGCGCGCTCTCGTCGAGGTCGCCGGGCCCTCCCGGGTGGTGCTCGGCTCCGACCATCCCTTCGACATGGGCGTCACCGACCCCGTGGACCGGCTGCGCGCCGCCGGGCTCGATCCGGACGCCTTCGACGCGATCCGCGGACGCAACGCCGCCGCCCTCTTCGACCTGTAA
- a CDS encoding VOC family protein, with amino-acid sequence MPDRLITHLRHVDLAVPDHARQREFYSGVWGLTEVASDTGISFLAAEGSPEQYVIRLRQAEEKRLDLVAFGAATPADVDALAERLRAARVRLISEPGRIDTPGGGYGFRFFDLDGRTVEVSADVAVRVHRRLEPKESVPVRLSHVVLNSPDIDATRTWYETHLGFALSDTLAHPRMGRVMHFMRCNPQHHSVAIARGPHASLHHISFELRGLDEYMYGTGRLLRSGTRMIWGPGRHLAGDNTFAYFLDPHGNTVEYTTELEELDEDTWHPHVHDFSQPDVTDQWGTANPMNELVAKESFNDVDRGVFVAPPV; translated from the coding sequence GTGCCCGACCGTCTCATCACCCACCTGCGCCACGTCGACCTGGCCGTGCCCGACCACGCCAGGCAACGGGAGTTCTACTCCGGCGTCTGGGGCCTGACCGAGGTCGCCTCCGACACCGGGATCTCGTTCCTGGCCGCCGAGGGCTCACCCGAGCAGTACGTCATCCGGTTGCGCCAGGCCGAGGAGAAGCGGCTCGACCTGGTCGCCTTCGGCGCGGCCACCCCCGCCGACGTCGACGCCCTGGCCGAGCGGCTGCGCGCGGCGCGGGTCCGGCTGATCTCCGAGCCGGGGAGGATCGACACCCCCGGCGGCGGGTACGGCTTCCGCTTCTTCGACCTCGACGGCCGCACCGTCGAGGTCTCCGCCGACGTCGCCGTCCGCGTCCACCGCAGGCTGGAGCCCAAGGAGTCGGTCCCGGTGCGGCTCTCCCACGTCGTGCTCAACTCCCCCGACATCGACGCCACCCGCACCTGGTACGAGACCCACCTGGGTTTCGCGCTGTCCGACACCCTCGCCCACCCGCGGATGGGCCGGGTCATGCACTTCATGCGCTGCAACCCGCAGCACCACAGCGTGGCCATCGCCCGCGGCCCGCACGCCTCGCTGCACCACATCAGCTTCGAACTGCGCGGCCTGGACGAGTACATGTACGGCACCGGGCGGCTGCTGCGCTCCGGTACGCGGATGATCTGGGGTCCCGGCCGTCACCTCGCCGGGGACAACACCTTCGCCTACTTCCTCGACCCGCACGGCAACACCGTGGAGTACACCACCGAGCTGGAGGAACTGGACGAGGACACCTGGCACCCGCACGTCCACGACTTCTCCCAGCCCGACGTCACCGACCAGTGGGGCACCGCCAACCCGATGAACGAACTGGTCGCCAAGGAGTCGTTCAACGACGTCGACCGCGGCGTGTTCGTCGCCCCGCCGGTCTGA